The Arachis ipaensis cultivar K30076 chromosome B05, Araip1.1, whole genome shotgun sequence nucleotide sequence GCCAAAATGAGCTGAATGCTCATTAATtggccttatatatgttggaccttggacccggtttgggtccggtccaatccgttagcgaTTTGGGTCCGTTTGGTCCACTTTGgggcaaaacctttaagattagtgcccgatcttcaattctaaattatttttttctcctttcaaaataataaatcaatcttcaaaatattattttccaaaatacgtgGTACTAGACAgtctagagccggtactgccagcttaagtgtcagtacgcatttttacaaaaacttttcaaaagaaATACATTTCCCagctcagaaaaattcattgaaattaaatttcacattttcattttcaaattaaaacttctaaattttgaatctattccggcactaaaattattttattaaaacggttttacgtGAAAATGTGGGTTATTACAAGTACCATCTATGCTGACCAATGGTTTGCAATGTCGGAAAGCTTCAACATAAGGAGAAAACGTCCAGAAAAGACGATGAAAGTACACGGTTAAGTCATCCATGTCATCATTGACTCGAACCGGAGACGTTTTCAACAAGGCTACTGTCCCCTCCATGGTAGACTGCACACCAAGTATCCAACGAGGTAGCTCGGCATATGACTCTTTCCAGTCCCCGTATATCTGTGCTACCGCCTTCTGTTTTGCCAACCACGTCTTCCTGTAAGTTGGCTTGAACCCGTACGTTCCTTCAGTAGCTTCTTGCAACACCTTTATCGATAATGCCACATTAGCTCGAACCAGAGGAAAGATCTTCGCACAGATCACGTGATAATCAAGTTGTTGGTGGTCGCTTGATATCGATGTAGCCAAGCATGTGTGTGGTCCGTTGTACCGTCGAACCTCCTAGGTTCCCTTCCGCGCTCGAAGGCTGATGCGAATCATCCACGTGCAACCCTTCCCGAACTCCTTGCATCTCCCATGGTACTTAAGATGATCTGACTCCATCACTCTGTACTCAACACCGCACCGAATGCTGTAATCCTTTACAGTAAGCACAACTTCCTCCTTACTGTGGAAAGATTGGTCAACTTGAAATTCAGCTACAGAATTTCCCTCGTGCAACCCTTGACCCCCAAAGGTTGGTGCTGACTCGTCGGTTGGCCGATGGCTTCCAGGTCCAGGGTAGAATAATGTGCAGGTTGCTCATGTGTGCCAGCACTTGACGGTGGTTGACATGTTGCTGGGTTTGTCGGAATTTTATCATCGCTGTCCCCTCCAATGTCAGCAGGCTCTTCGTCGAAATCATCCTCTAGCATCGCATTTTCAACCCGATCCGGTTCCCCATCACGTCCTGCATCTAGAGATGGATGAGTTGAGGTGAATACCCCAATTGGACCAGCTGGCCGATACTCCAACAAACACTCAGGTGCAACGACGGGCATAGAGGTGGAGGCACCCCCCCCCATCGTGGTTGACTGAGGGTTTGGCGCAGATGTCCCAGAACTATCGATCCCATGTGCCAACTTCGCAAACAACTCGTGTATCCTCACTTTCGGAAAACTCCGACGATAATGAAACAACACCTGCATATCTTCATCTGATCGTAACACGAATGCTTTATATTGCACGCCGGTTGACACAACCGCAATAGGAATCTTGTAGAACAGCTTCTTCACCCACTTTGTGCCACCCGCGCCCAACTTCTACAATATACTGCTCTTCAGATCCAATAGTGTATCAGACGACCTGATGAAAACACTTAGCGGTTCTCTATCTGTAAACTTCATACCGTGcctcttattcttttttattttttcagaagAGTGCACTAACACCAAAAAGCTCTCATCACTCTCCATTCCTCAAGTTATGAATGAATGAAAATGACACTCTACACAACTTGCTGGGTATATATAGGCATTTTCGTTGCTTCTACTCTCTTCATAATCCGTTACACCCTCTAGCGGAATAGGCTTCAGCACCGTATgatcataaaccgctacagggtaTAGCGGTTTATGAGTACTTAGTTCTCAATGTAATTCGCGACAGGGTGAAGCGGATTACGTGCATTTAGATTCTACTAGAGGATGTCGCGGATTACATATAATTGTGTTTATTGCATTTGCGTTTGGAGTTTGTCAATGTTATATTTACGTAAAAGTTTcccttaataattttatttatgtaaattgcccCAATTCAACTTGCATGACAAGTAAAACTTTATCAAATTACTATAGATATTCGTCCACAACCTACTTTAAATATGGAATAACTACTCAAATATTAGAGGAAAAATTGCCCACTATTCTAAATAACGAAACTTGAAAATGATGGCCACTAACCACTTACTTCTATAAATACATCACTTAATTCtggtattttttaatttcaatttatttaaaatttatctaaAATTCTTGTTAGCTTAAGTATCAAAATACTTTATAAGTACTTCATCGTTATCTATTTGAAGACGACAAATAACTTCATTCTTCTAATGAATAAGTCGtagctaaaatttaaaataatctgGACCTCACATCTAGACACAAATCACTCTAATTCTAGATATtctattaaaatatttatttatttatttatttatttttcttgtttattttgaataaaacaaaataaagttgTGAAATTGGTGATcacataattatttatttattgtttttttcttaACTGATGTCCTTGATATCAGCCATAGCATGGTTTTACTGAGTTATATATATCAATGGTTGTTGATTAATGATTCTTTCAAAGATGCGGTAAAATGCAATAAAACTCTCTTGAGACATATACAGTATCCTATCTTATAACATGTTTTGTTTAAAGTATTCTTTATATGAATTTAAATCCTctaagtaaaaaaataaataaataatagaatgaTAAATTCATTACTATTAAATTCATCAGCTAATAAAACTGcaagagtacataaagagtatgTAAAGATAAagaatattttatgatgtattttgttaaattgaatttatgaatcatgagacttttttattattctcatgAGCTAAAGTGAAAGAGTGGTTTAATAATCATATATAGTTAAAGCACACATTGTTAGGGGAAAAATAATTATTCACCGCATAGAAGTTATTTTTCCATACAAGTCCATACAAGTCATTTTATCCTAATTCACCTCACGCGCTTCTTAATCTAACTAACTTTTCAATCAATGCGTGAATATATAACTGCCTTTTTCGAAAGGATTTcgtttttattttcgaattttctcAACGTTTTCGATCTACGTTCTCTTCCATCTCTGCGTTCTCTACgtttttgaaatcaagctctAAAACCAGTTTTGAACAGTTATCTCATTATTGacgataatgaataattcaagttcagattgtcaat carries:
- the LOC107640149 gene encoding uncharacterized protein LOC107640149, yielding MQGVREGLHVDDSHQPSSAEGNLGGSTVLQEATEGTYGFKPTYRKTWLAKQKAVAQIYGDWKESYAELPRWILGVQSTMEGTVALLKTSPVRVNDDMDDLTVYFHRLFWTFSPYVEAFRHCKPLVSIDEAVAVSRLRSDVRVKDGLLTHISRNQRKVVGHFPSEYLPLKGEGGRALNPWNYSS